A genomic window from Gossypium hirsutum isolate 1008001.06 chromosome D10, Gossypium_hirsutum_v2.1, whole genome shotgun sequence includes:
- the LOC107916029 gene encoding coumaroyl-CoA:anthocyanidin 3-O-glucoside-6''-O-coumaroyltransferase 1, which produces MKILEDSLVFLPHGSVLNASTLPLTFLDIYWFGFPPMQRLFFYDFPYPTPYFMQTVVPNLKSSLSLALQHFFPFAGNLVLPPPPQLPYIHFKDSNSVCFIAKESTEDFGHLIGDHGRRVEEFQVLLPKLQPANTSTNGNGMKKLEKSLMAIQVTVFPNAGIALGVTFNHVVADGRAFIHFMKSWAFLNRSQGDSSFLNNFPPPDFNRDLIKDPQGLLASTFVKDKWGTEELGTLPTNKLRVTFVIKRSQVELLKNWVTRKLMEENKSEKLRISTFVVTCAYMWVCLNKLQENETKHPSPSGDSHMVFSADCRHHLKLPATYFGNCIQPRFATAKKAELVKEKGVIVAAKAIGRQVKELEEVGALREAEKWLSKQKEILKPGIHFISIAASPKFGVYEIDFGWGRPRKTEVAHIGSFGSISMAESREEEGGVEFGLALSQEELHSFNDVFHRGLQQLQ; this is translated from the coding sequence ATGAAAATTCTTGAAGATAGCTTGGTGTTCCTCCCGCATGGATCGGTTCTTAATGCTTCGACTCTTCCTCTTACGTTCTTGGATATATACTGGTTCGGTTTTCCTCCCATGCAACGCCTTTTTTTCTATGATTTCCCTTACCCTACTCCCTATTTTATGCAAACTGTTGTTCCCAATCTCAAATCATCTCTCTCCCTCGCTCTTCAACATTTCTTTCCCTTTGCGGGCAATCTTGTGTTGCCTCCACCGCCTCAATTGCCTTATATTCACTTCAAAGACAGCAATTCCGTTTGCTTTATTGCTAAAGAGTCGACGGAAGATTTCGGCCATCTTATCGGCGATCATGGACGGCGTGTTGAGGAGTTCCAGGTTCTTCTCCCGAAATTGCAGCCTGCAAATACGAGCACAAATGGAAATGGAATGAAGAAGTTGGAGAAGTCTCTCATGGCTATTCAGGTTACTGTGTTTCCCAACGCAGGGATTGCGTTAGGTGTTACGTTTAACCATGTTGTAGCTGACGGTAGAGCGTTTATTCACTTCATGAAATCATGGGCATTTCTTAATAGATCCCAAGGGGATTCCAGTTTTCTCAACAATTTTCCACCACCTGATTTCAACCGTGATTTGATCAAAGATCCTCAGGGGCTGCTTGCATCTACATTCGTGAAGGACAAATGGGGTACGGAGGAGTTGGGCACCCTTCCCACTAACAAGCTTCGGGTCACTTTTGTCATCAAACGATCCCAAGTTGAGTTACTGAAAAACTGGGTTACAAGAAAGTTGATGGAGGAAAACAAATCGGAGAAATTAAGGATTTCAACTTTTGTAGTAACATGTGCTTACATGTGGGTTTGTTTGaacaaattacaagaaaatgaaacCAAACATCCTTCACCATCAGGCGATTCTCATATGGTTTTCTCAGCAGACTGCAGACACCACCTGAAACTGCCTGCAACATACTTCGGGAACTGCATTCAGCCACGTTTTGCAACCGCTAAAAAGGCTGAACTGGTGAAAGAGAAAGGAGTTATTGTGGCTGCAAAGGCCATTGGGAGACAAGTAAAGGAATTGGAGGAGGTGGGAGCATTAAGAGAGGCAGAGAAATGGTTGTCAAAGCAGAAAGAAATATTAAAACCTGGAATCCATTTTATAAGCATAGCTGCATCACCCAAATTTGGTGTTTATGAGATAGATTTTGGGTGGGGAAGACCCAGAAAAACAGAGGTGGCTCACATTGGTTCATTTGGATCCATTTCCATGGCTGAGAGCAGAGAAGAGGAAGGTGGGGTTGAATTTGGGTTAGCACTTTCTCAAGAAGAATTGCATAGCTTCAATGATGTTTTTCATCGAGGCTTACAACAGCTACAATAA
- the LOC107915396 gene encoding uncharacterized protein, whose amino-acid sequence MENDFLDKVEDNAIVRIWSEKVQLEKGDSLAKDYVSELWDYTSISMTQNCLQELKEIWDKWNDETKKLFYYNYGDLPYLFDVKVDEKLFRALAQYWNPAYSCFTFGRVDLVPTVEEYTALLHYPRLDVDKAYSRAAYVPAFWKKLMNITAHPDGKKKVDVFALSIYGLVIFPRALGHVDEAVSDLFDRLGKEVTPVPAILAETFRSLNACRRAGEGRFIGCAQLLIAWFHSHFWKRAPWLIPDGILYRCGSFDWVPLLGIWRAVGYAPLLFLRQYNSRQFVPATYGLAQCEFSYQGDNYKKKVKEISQAWNQIQRMKRLAVGSMTTPEYGEWRSKRINDNILELNLEGVRPVEEYLQVILSELEIIKQDFEKKNLELKKKIERLEEENMHFRLDADIQKLEAEKLKKGKNKVEEDIDSLKTDYKKR is encoded by the exons ATGGAGAACGactttcttgataaagtggaggacaatgccaTTGTCCGTATATGGTCAGAGAAAGTGCAATTGGAAAAGGGAGATAGTCTAGCTAAGGATTATGTGTCAGAGCTGTGGGACTACACTAGTATTAGTATGAcgcaaaactgccttcaggagtTAAAAGAGATATGGGATAAGTGGAATGATGAGACCAAGAAGTTGTTCTACTATAATTATGGAGACTTGCCATATTTGTTTGACGTCAAGGTCGATGAGAAATTGTTTCGGGCCCTTGCTCAATATTGGAATCCTGCATATAGCTGTTTCACTTTTGGCAGAGTAGATCTGGTGCCTACGGTGGAGGAATATACGGCTTTACTACATTATCCGAGGCTTGATGTGGATAAAGCATATTCTAGAGCCGCATATGTTCCGGCATTTTGGAAGAAACTGATGAATATTACTG CGCATCCGGATGGGAAAAAGAAGGTCGATGTGTTTGCTTTGAGTATCTATGGGTTAGTGATCTTCCCTAGAGCATTGGGGCATGTTGACGAAGCAGTTTCGGATCTCTTTGATCGGTTGGGTAAAGAGGTCACGCCTGTTCCTGCGATTTTGGCTGAAACGTTTAGATCTTTGAATGCGTGTAGGCGAGCTGGTGAAGGCAGGTTTATAGGCTGTGCACAATTGTTGATAGCTTGGTTCCATAGTCATTTCTGGAAG AGAGCTCCCTGGTTGATTCCTGATGGAATTCTCTACCGTTGTGGGAGCTTTGATTGGGTTCCGTTGCTTGGGATTTGGAGAGCCGTCGGGTATGCACCTTTATTGTTCCTAAGGCAATACAATTCAAGACAGTTTGTGCCGGCAACGTATGGtttagctcaatgtgagttctcgTACCAAGGagacaattacaagaaaaaggtgaAAGAAATTTCACAGGCTTGGAATCAGATTCAAAGGATGAAAAGGCTAGCTGTGGGTTCGATGACAACTCCAGAGTACGGTGAGTGGCGAAGTAAGAGAATTAATGATAACATTCTGGAGTTAAACTTAGAGGGTGTTCGACCAGTGGAAGAGTACCTACAAGTGATCCTATCAGAGTTGGAGATtataaaacaagattttgaaaaaaagaatttagaACTCAAAAAGAAGATAGAGCGGTTGGAAGAAGAAAATATGCATTTTAGGCTAGACGCTGATATTCAAAAGTTAGAAGctgaaaaattaaagaaagggaagaataaagtagaGGAGGATATAGATAGCTTAAAGACAGACTACAAAAAGCGATGA
- the LOC107914634 gene encoding GTPase-activating protein GYP1, translating into MNNNTQGEDHQPKKESLDSRFNQTLRNVQGLLKGRSIPGKVLLTRRLELFDNSGIQHQSPSYQRSYSQNDAARSNDADKYMEGGVRNTNNSDSNATVNKLRSSASNIETSAREVKSVMGARSTDSARVLKFTKELSGQMIVVERLRELAWSGVPPYMRPDVWRLLLGYAPPNSDRREGVLRRKRLEYLDCVAQFYDIPDTERSDDEINMLRQIAVDCPRTVPDVAFFQQAQVQKSLERILYTWAIRHPASGYVQGINDLVTPFLVVFLSEYLDGSIDSWSISELSSANISNIEADCYWCLSQLLDGMQDHYTFAQPGIQRLVFKLKELVRRIDEPVSRHVEDQGLEFLQFAFRWFNCLLIREIPFHLVTRLWDTYLAEGDALPDFLVYIFASFLLTWSETLQKLDFQELVMFLQHLPTHNWTYQELEMVLSRAYMWHSMFNNSPSHLAS; encoded by the exons GTTGCTTAAGGGTCGCAGCATTCCTGGTAAAGTATTATTGACTAGAAGGTTGGAATTATTCGACAATTCAGGCATACAGCATCAATCTCCCAGTTATCAAAGAAGCTATTCTCAGAATGACGCTGCAAGGAGTAATGACGCGGACAAATACATGGAG GGAGGGGTCAGAAATACAAATAACTCAGATAGTAATGCAACTGTTAATAAGTTAAGATCTTCAGCCTCAAACATTGAGACCTCTGCTAGAGAAGTCAAGTCTGTGATGGGTGCAAGATCTACAGATTCTGCAAGGGTTTTGAAGTTCACTAAAGAGCTCTCAGGGCAAATGATCGTAGTAG AGAGGTTACGTGAATTAGCTTGGAGTGGTGTTCCACCTTACATGCGTCCTGATGTATGGAGACTTCTTCTG GGATATGCACCACCTAATTCAGATAGAAGGGAGGGAGTTCTAAGGAGGAAACGCCTTGAATATCTTGATTGTGTTGCTCAATTTTATGACATTCCGGATACTGAACGTTCAGATGATGAGATCAATATGCTTCGCCAG ATTGCTGTTGATTGTCCTAGAACGGTACCTGATGTTGCCTTCTTTCAGCAAGCACAAGTTCAAAAATCCTTGGAGCGCATTCTTTATACATG GGCCATTCGGCATCCTGCTAGTGGATATGTGCAGGGGATAAATGATCTAGTTACACCCTTTCTAGTTGTCTTCTTATCAGAGTACTTAGATGGGAGCATAGATAGTTGGTCAATCTCTGAATTATCTTCAGCGAACATCTCCAACATAGAAGCCGACTGTTATTGGTGCTTGTCACAGTTGCTTGATGGCATGCAAGACCATTACACATTTGCTCAACCAGGAATCCAGAGGCTTGTATTTAAGCTGAAGGAATTGGTTAGGCGAATTGATG AACCTGTTTCTAGACATGTGGAAGACCAAGGACTTGAATTTCTTCAATTTGCTTTTCGCTGGTTCAACTGCCTACTGATACGTGAG ATTCCTTTCCATCTAGTAACCCGTCTATGGGACACATATCTTGCTGAAGGAGATGCACTCCCAGATTTTCTTGTGTACATATTTGCCAGTTTTCTTTTAACG TGGTCAGAAACACTTCAGAAGCTTGATTTTCAGGAATTGGTGATGTTCCTTCAACACCTTCCAACTCACAACTGGACGTATCAAGAGCTTGAAATGGTGCTTTCTAGGGCATATATGTGGCACAGTATGTTTAACAACTCTCCCAGTCACTTGGCTAGTTAA